The DNA sequence TTAAAAGATCCACCAACAGACCCATAAGCCTCTAAATAGTGCGTATCATCAGATCCTGGGTAAGTATAGGCAAGGATACCAACATCATAGCTTAAGCCATTCGATTCAAAACCATAGCCAGCATAGATATCCATTTCCATCTCTGACCCACCAAATGTCTCAATACTAGATGCCCAAGTTCCAACATAAAAGCCAGAAGCCCAGTTCACATCAAAACCACCCTGAACAGCAAAATCTTTATTGGATAAACTGACACCGCGGAAGCGATAGTCAGTTACTAGAGCCGTATTCGCAGACCATGCAGCATCTTCAGCTGAAACTGACGGAAGCGCAACGGTCGAAAGAGCAAGAACTGAAACTGATGACAAAACAACTTTTTTCATGATAGACATAATCCATCTCC is a window from the Temperatibacter marinus genome containing:
- a CDS encoding TorF family putative porin, with translation MSIMKKVVLSSVSVLALSTVALPSVSAEDAAWSANTALVTDYRFRGVSLSNKDFAVQGGFDVNWASGFYVGTWASSIETFGGSEMEMDIYAGYGFESNGLSYDVGILAYTYPGSDDTHYLEAYGSVGGSFNDVGWTVGAAYAYDQDNLGNQTNLYVYTDLEYSLTDVISLSGHLGVEEGAFGKFNGDAKLDWSLGFSYALSDTVGLGVTYIDTNMNNTIGKETAVISLSASF